DNA from Tripterygium wilfordii isolate XIE 37 chromosome 15, ASM1340144v1, whole genome shotgun sequence:
AAGCTTACAAAATAAAAAGTATAGTATGATACGACATATCATCCAAACAATTCAATTTAATAATTGCATAACCTCAAAAATCCCAAAACGGAAAAAGAACCCAAAACGGAAAAAGAGTTTCATCAGAAATCAGAatcaacaaaaatgtaaaacCATTTGTCTTAGGAGATATTAGAACACAGGGACTTCCTCAACTTAGTTAACATAATCAAACATATGACAATTTACATCTTCTGAGTCTCCAAGTTCAGGAGCTGAGCAACAACAACTACTACTAAATTATCAGTACAAGTCAAGTTAATACGACGACGAATTTGCTATTCTAAAACATTAACGGGTCAAATACTACAAAACAAGTCAGACCCACCAAATCTCGTTGTAACCACCATAAATCTTAGACCGACAGACTTTCAAcataaaggaaaaaagaaatggtACGCTATTACAACCGTTTTCCTGCCCCCTTGAATCCGTACACACTCCCAACCAAGTCTCTTAAGATGTTATTTTAATTCGGATGACTGAATTGCCCTCAAACCACTACCATATTTACGATCTGGGCCGGAGTGCATCGAAGGGACCATGAGGAACGGCAACAGACGAGGCCCATGGGCCGATGGGTACGGTGGCCCTCTGGTGAGGCGGCCGTGGATCAGCAGATGAGGGTGGTGGGACCGCCACACGCTCACATGAGGGGCACATGGTTAGAGTGGTGGGAGGCGTCATCTGCATGTAGAACTGCGGGGAGAGCTTCAGTGCTCTTAGCTCCTGTACTTCTTTTTGCAACCGCCTGTTCTCCTCCGTCAGATTCTCGCAGCATCGCTTCAAGAACTCGCAATCAACTTCAGTTTGCTTCAACTTAGTCCTGCAAATGATTTCATCACCCAACCAACATCATCAGCAACCATCACAACATTATGTACCAGAAATACCCttgtaaaaataaaagaatatctCACCTTGCCCTTCTGTTCTGAAACCAGACCTCCACCTGTCTAGGTCTGAGCCCCAGCCGCTTAGCCAACGCCAGTTTTTGTTTCTGccaagtaatgatgccaatcgtGTGTCAGCGAAAATACGATTAAAACCCCTCCAAGTCATCCAGACACGAATTTCTATGTCATGATTGGTttccgagaaaaaaaaaacagagtttTTTGAACTTACTGGATTGAGGGTGTTATGTTCTTTGAAGCTCTCTTCGAGAATAGCTGACTGATCTTTGGACAGCCTGAGCTTCTTCCTCGAGTTTTCGCCGTCTTCTTCGTCACTGATTCCCCGAGAACAATCTCGCTCGATTTCGAGGTCCTCCGATCCATTCGCTTCTCTCTCGCATCTCTTTCCGCTTATACTCGAAATAGTACTGTTGGGAGAGGAAACTCCGGCTTCCTCCTCGCAATCGCCAGTAGAAGGTAGCCGGTTCACGTCGATTCCCCGGAGAAACGATCGGTTATCGACCCGACATGAATCGGGGTTTCGATCTGCAGCGTGTGAATGCATGgattagacaaaaaaaatattgatagtTGGAAACATaagaattagaaaataaaaaggtGTGGATTTAAAAAGAGTGAAAAAggtaagaaaaaaagaagacttGATTGAAAAAGAGGGGAGATTTTAGAgaaaaattttgctttaaagaGTGTTTGTTTCTCTGGAAAATACAGGGGAATGTAAATTCAGATCTGAAACAATCAAAGGCATGCAGATCTAAGCACTTGATATGTACCTGATGAAGGAAAAGTGTTGCTCCAAGACGGTTTGGAGGAAGAAGCAGAGGATTGGAACACAGGAGGATTGAGGTTCAGCTGTAGAGAATGCTGATTTTGACTCAATCCCAAACAGAGACTCAATCCCAGATCTTCTTTCCCAACCATCATGACTTcttcctttcaatttcttcaaagaaacAGAGAGACACTAAAAAGGTGTGGTCCTgatttctagagagagagaggattgaGAGTagttctagagagagaaacgaGTTGAAGGTTGTGGATGGGTTTGTGTTGTGTGGGTGGGGGGTTAATATAGAAAGGAAGATAGAAATGGGGAGTGGGGGTGATGTATGTGTAAGTGCAATGATGACATGGTGTCAGGAGCCTCCAATTATCTTAGTCATACCCACTGCCTCCCTAATAATTATTGTTTGTCCTCTTTTTCTCACTTTGTTATTTTCTCACTACCTTGACCATGGTAAATCCAATTAACCAACAATGCATCACTGCTTTGTTTCAATAATTCTTACTGCTCTATCACTGTTTTACAGGGCTCAGATGTCTggttgcagacttgcagttgCTTTTTTCACAgtgatgtatgttttttttggatttgGGGGCTCTAAAATTTGTAGGAAATTCCAGAGTCTCCAATTCTTCAATATAGACCATTGAACCAATCTAATGGTCATGTATTCTTACACATCagcacaaaataaaaatcatattaTGCATTGCACCTTAGAGAATCATTTCTCCAAGATATGCTTTTTCAAGTCCATCTCACTGCAATTTTTAACAACTCTGGTCAAATTTCTTCGTCGACGGCGACTCGAAGTCACCGGATTCAAAATCTCTCCAGCTCGGGAAAATCTCGAAGACCTGACTGAAGAGCTCTTCTACAAGGGCCAGATCTTGCCTCCATCTCTCTCCAGGATTTTCATGGTTCGAACCTTGCGCTTGGCGTCTTCAAGCACGTCCTCCTCTCCAGGATTTCCATGGTTCGAACCTTGGCAGCTCTTGACTCCTACTCCTCCTTCACCAGTGACCTCGCCTTGCTTGCTGCAGGCTGCGACTCCTCCCGGCCTAGTGCCGTCGCCGAGGACGAAGAGCTCAAATGATTGAACAACAGCCACCACTAGATCAAGAAGAGCATCAGATCCGACCGATAATGTGTTCTGCCACTAATCCGTTCATGCAAAATTTGTTCTTGTAAAATCCTGCCACTTTTTTGTTCatacaaattggatttattcatttttgttctttttattagTTAGATCCATAGACGTTGCATACATAACTGAGGAGAGAAATTTATTTGAATCTCTGGGATGTTTAGGTTGGTTACGGAgaagttcaaacttcaaagaagAGATCCGGTATGTTTCAAGTTGATAGGATTGTTGACCTGACTCTTAATCGGGCCCATCAGATTAATCTGATAGTCTATATTGAAGAATTTGAGACTCTAGAATTTCTAACGAATTCTAGAGCcccaaatcctttttttttactggCCAACGTGTGACTTAGAGCCATAGATTGTGGAGCGGTGCAATCTAGAATTCACtatcaatctctccatatattTATCCTGGATAAGATTTGTGTATATCATATTTGTCATCGACCCATAAATCACAATTTTTATCCTGGATAAGATTTACGTATATCATATTTATCATCGACCCATAAATCACAATTTTCAATTTATACAAATAACCTCTTCATATATTTATCTTGAATAAGATTTACGTATATTATATTTGTTACCATACCGTTTCCTCATAGCGGATGAGTTGTTTATCATTTTTATGTCTTTGAACAACTCATAAGAAGACAAGTTAgaagagaatgggagatagcttGATTGGTCAAGTTATCTCACTTGTCtgtccaggaccttgaggtccagggttctattctcaccaggaggGTTTGAGATTTTGATAGTTTTTCATCGGCTATGGTGGCTTTCATACCCCTTAGGGGTTTAGCGTATGTGTAACCTGTAcgcctttcaaaaaaagaaaaagacaagttagaaataattaattgatttcaaaatttattataaggACAATAAGAAGAATATTCGTTACAGGGACACCAATAGTAATTTGACTAATTTTTTCAGTATATGAGAAAAATTAATCTTTTATGATTTATTGACTCTCTTAGCTGTTATAAGGAAAACTAGGTAAGGTGACATTAATTCAATATCCTTTTACTTTCCATTTGTTTCAAATTAAGATCTCTACTACTCACATCATCAAATTACATCCGAGTCATTTATTGGAATGATAATGATTGTGTATATCACCATAGTAATTAGGATTCGAATCTCCctctccatttaaaaaaaaaaaaacatcataaAATTTTATTCTATTAAAAAACTTTATGATTTCTCAAATATAATCCCAACCATGGCTatccatatataaataaaaaaatatataattgatttAGGAGATCATATAGAATCCTCTAGGACTGTGGGGAATCTGGATCATTTGTCTAAACCAATGGAGTTACTTAtcatggataaaaaaaaaacaaatactaGAAATGAAAATTGGAAATTGAAATAGTCCAGTCATAGCAAAATCTATATTGTAATGGCAAAAAATAGCATGGCCCATCAGCAACGAAAGTCCAAGCCAGAGTCGATATGAACACCGCTGTCTAAGACTCGTGTCTTCAACCATCAAGGATCTGGATCAAATGTCAAAGTCGATGACAACGTCGCCTCCTCCTCGTCCAAGGATTATTAATGTCTCATCTTCTCATATtctgttttatatatatttatgtatggtTAGTAAGACGTTTTGCAGGAGGTAATCAGATCGATCCACCTCTGACATGGGAAGATATTCTCAACTTCCCCACTGACACAATTGAGATAGTTGATGGAAccccacaccggcccataagaCCCAAGGTAAAATTACAAcctagaaaaccggcttaccaggtgagggtgccttggatccttataaactagagttggtagccttattttttcgatgtgagatactcatcaaaccaccccccttggacagccgacgtccacggcggctacgctcgccctttaaacggcagccctctccgcaaacgcgacTATATCAATGAAAGAACCAATGATGAAAACCCACACCGGTCCAAAAgacccaaggtagaactacaacctagaaaaccggcttaccaggtgagggtgtcttggatccttataaactagagttggtagccctatttttttgATGTGAGATACTCATCAATAGTCCCTAACACCTAGAGTCGTCTCACGTTCCATCATAAGGCTCAGAGCAGGTTCAAAGGAAAGAGGCAACCTATCTGTAACGATAACTCGAGGAAGGATCGGACGGCTCTAGTCTTGACACGTACGTGTCCTCCATATTGCAGTATAAATAGAAAAATCTTACCAAAGATTAGGGGGCTTCGGACTCTTTGGAATTATCTCTCGGAATCTCTCTTCAACATTTTTTTCTCCTTGACACAGCTCACACCCAAATTAATCAGTCATATTGTGGATCCATTGcagtgttttgcttttgtatttgATTGCTTGTCATCAAAAGCCTTCGATTACTATGCTAACTTAAGTATCGGAGTGTCTTTGACAGGTATCACACAGATGCATAAATTTGACCATGATTCTTATGTCTAGATTGAAGGTTGTTGATGGCTCAACGatataaatatttgattgtagATTCTACCCTCTACATATATAATGTTGGGTGATTGCTTGCTTAATCTCCAAATTTGCCACCGCAAATTAATGCGAGCAGGTCGCTCTCCACTCAATTTCGGTCCCATATATCCAGATATCACAGCACCTGAAAACACCTCACATTCCCTCAACTACACCAACGGCTGTGATCACACATCCCGCCCACTAAAACCAACAGCTGAGATCATTCAATCTATCTTTTTTTTGTGGGGTCCATGCATTATCTATCCCACGATAATAATTAGGACCAAAGCCAGTTAAGCTAGACAACGATCAAATCATGAGTGGATGGTTATGATTGGAGGCAGACAGATCAACTTTTGTGAATATTGATCATCATTGTGGGTCCCGGAGGGAAACAAACCTCCATTTCTCTATTAtctgtttgaaaaaaaaaatgagaaacaatTAATATTTTCCCAAGCGAATGGCATGAGGCAGTCTTGaaccatttatatttttattcaaataaCCTTTGACTATAAAAACATTAGTTGGGCCCAACTCATTTGTCAACCAAATCTGGATATCCTTCAGAGTATGGGCCATGAGTTGGGCccatttagactttcaagattGGGCTCTGCTACGCAGATCCACTAGACTATGAAAGAAGAACGCATAACTTATTACGGATACGAAAATTAGAACAATCATTTTAATTGTTTGACTTAGTCTCGAGTATCCGGTCTTACATGGGCTAAAGGCCCAGAGTTCATTAACTTATTTATCATCAAGTCCTTAACAATAATGCACAGGAATGATCTGCACAGTTGCTACTATGAAACAACCATATATGCAAAGTTTACCGTTATGTGTATAACATGCTTTGAATAGGCACATTTTTGTCCATTACAACAATACACAAGTCAATATACTCTAATAACCAACAATGAAAAATTGATGGTGACATTAAAGTTAATCACgctatatgtatttttttgaaacgggagagggggattcgaaccATGATCACTAGAGTGATACACACAATCTTTATCACTCTAAATAGTGGCTTAGGTGTCACGCTATATGTATTAGCCATCTCAAATTTGGCTAGAAAAAAGAAGTCTCTGATGCCAAAAGCAtaaccagaaaataaaataaaataaaaataccaaaCCCAAAAGCCATTATCTTCAACTATTTACGTTGATGAGTTTTTAGTACTAATCTCTGCACTGGAACTTCTTATGGAGTTTATTCTCTGAAGCCTGATTTGCTCTCTGAATTTGGCTATGAACTCATCGGCTTTTTTGTCAACATCTGGTCCTCCATCACTAACATTGCTTGaaactgcttcttcttcttcttcatttcttgAGCTTCCTGCATTACCTGAAACATAACTACTTGCTTCATTTCCATCATTATCACTTCCCGATTCTCCATCAGACTCCATCATCAACTTGTCCTCAaactcttcctcctcttcctctgcaTATCTCCTGAAGCTGTGTTTGACACCTTCAAGGCTTTCTGCATAGCCATTGATTTTATCTTCAAAGTCTCGATATCTCGCTGACTTGATGGGTGAATCACTTGATCGGATGGTTCTAACAGACTTTGCGATTGGTGGATTATTAACAGACCTTCTTGGCTTCACTTCCAAACCTGAATCTTCTCTGCCCATCAACATAGGCTCACTTGCATTGCTCGGCTTCAAAGATGATGATTTGCGAATaactggaggaggaggaggaggtggcggtggcggtggaGGGGGTGGAGAAGAGATATGAaagctcttcttcttcattaaaTCATCTGCATTCTTAGTTTGTGGTTCCGAGGCAAACGAAGCTGATGGAGACAACTTTTTtggtgaagaagatgaagaattggGTCGAGACAGACGCGATGATGGAGGCTTCAGAGACCTGGATTCAATCCTATCGAGTTCATGTTCCTCCATTAATGGATTCTGCAGGGGAGGACTATCAGCTTCTTCCTTCACTTCCATCCTCCCTGATCTTGAACGCCACGGAATCGGCGAAGGAAGCACAACATTATCATTCAATTTGTGCTCCAAATTCACATGATCCAATCCTCCCAATTCCCCAATATTGGGTTTGCTTGTACTGCTAGAAAACCTTTTAGAACCCGAATTTGAACCCGACCTACTAAGAGACTTAGAGCTTCCACTACTTTCTTTGCTAGATTCAACAAAACTCGAATCCGAAACCTGCGATTTCAAGCTTCTAACCGGCAGAAGCAATGACTTCTCACCAATTCTTGAACGTAAACCTCTCTGTTCACTATAAACAGAGTGGTCTTGCGCAACAACAACAGAGGGTTCATTTCTATAATACTTATTACTCCATGTCTGGACCTTGTTCACATCAGACCCAGATGGGGTCTGGCTCTCATCATCAAAAACAGATGATACTTGAAGAAATCTAGAGACCATTGAGTGTGCATTATCAGACTTTGAGTAGTTGTTGTTGCTCTGTTCCTTCTCCGTCTCATCATTTCTTCGGCTGAACAGCCCGTAAGAGACGGCGATACCAACAAATAGAAGGTGAAGAAGCTCCCAGCCTCTAGTGTGGAGAGTTTGGTTGAGAAATTCAGGGGCTTGAGAAGGAAAAAGTGGAAGTATaactaagaatactaagacTGATAGGGCTTTGTAGAAGAAATGAGTGTAGAACTTACTTGGGTTTTCTTGGTTTGGTGGTGGTTGTTTGGTGTAATAGTTTACATCTGCCATTGATGAAGAAGAGAGACAAAGGTAATGTTGTTGAGTTGCTTTTGTGTTATTAAGAGAATAAGAAGACAATGAAGAGGAGAGAAGACTTAATGGTGAAGGAAAACTATAAAAAGTGCAGAGAGAGAGTAAAGCTTTGGGAAGGTGTGAGTGAGGAGATTTGAAGGATTGCTTTGCCTTCGACGGTTGTCTTCCAGTGATAACGGTATCTTGTTTGGCCTTTTTGTTGTTTTAGGTATTAGCCTTTTCTTCACACCCTCAATTTGCTTGTGATGTGTGAACAATAAGGATTGTTATTGAATCCAATACAATTGGGATCTCAAAAGCTAGCTAGCCATGCAAAGAAATATTgagtttctcaaaaaaaaaccttattcAGTTATTCGAAATCTGTGATGCTAATTTGTTAACTCAGTTGTCAATGGTAGAGAAAATGGGGAGGGGAtgatgaagaatatgagagCAAATAGGCTGTGTGGAGGGTTCAGGATTCTACTTTTGGACTGCGTACGCTAGCTTTTTATGCAGAccatgaaagaaaaaacaacaaaatgttttgagtttgcaacttaagagagagaaattgtaGCACCTAGTTCGCTGGAGTGGGCGGGGTCACAATCTTGTCAAGTTTTATGGTAATGGACGAGTTACTAAGTGACGTTGGAGCTAACAagtgtttttttgttgttttaaatTAGTTTGGGCATACTAAGACAAAGCCGTACGGGCCAATATGAACTGGTCCAAAACATATAAAATGTTACTAGTGTGGAGGTACAGAGTATTTTACAGAAATGCTAGGTGACGTTAGATGCTCTTAAAGGAAACGCAAAGACTTCCATACACTTGCAATAAACAATTATAGACATACATTATTATACAATCAAttgtaagggcaaatgcaatgagaaacaacttactgggccaacatttttgttggcccggtcccacctctattatacaaaaagtcaagtcaaacacgtattctaatacagtcacatcagcaaaacataaatttctatacactttttcttcccacacactttctctttccacccaacccaacaacattctattcctccatattatccacaacaaaactacaccaaaacatcaaatatcaatacatccacatcaacaaaacacttatcccaatacagccacataagcaaaacacattttacaatacagccacatcagcaaaatacaacatctttgttggcccaatatcaATTCaacattgcatttgccctaaagGAAGAGATTGGTATGGTCTCCCTTAGTGATTTCCCTCATCATCAACACATTATTTTTACTTGAAATGCTATAACCgtcttaataaaaaaatggtCAAGAAAGTTCCATGTTTGTCTCTCCTTTTCTCTATTACTATATACAAAGTTGATTATATTCTCATCGTCTTTGTTCCATGACTAATGAGGTGTCTCAAGAACCTTTACATACACAAAGATATATTCTTTGTGTGACTATTAAAGTGTTGATGATGAGATTTGTATTTATGTTGAAGACCCAAATCTCACTCACACCATAGTGGACACTTTAGGTAATGTTTTTATAGTAACTTACCACATTTTGGTTGGCTTCTATAATTAGTGAAGTGGCCACAAAGTAGTAAAGAAAATTTTTCAGAATGAGATTTTCCACGAAGAAACAGACTAGTAGGATTTGAAAAGTCACATTGTgagaattacacaaaacttggctCAAAGACTCGTTTCGATGTGGCCCCATCATATACTTGTCAAACACCACTGTTTAGGGTCTCAAATGGGTCTATTAAAGTTTTAGagatattttcataattttgtgtttttatttcatTATGTTGTAGCAGACTCTAGGGATCATCTATCTTTTGTGTTAATACGGCTGATAATGTTTGTGTTTAGTTTCCATGATCATGATTAAACATAGCTAAGCAGATAAGGGTTTTTATGAATGCAAAAAGTGGGCTGGTATTCGTGTAATtgagtcagacttgtaagacatTGTGTAGGATATGACCATGATTTGTACCTTTATGATCCTAATTGCACATGTTAATAGTTTAAAGGAGGTGATCAAGAACATGATAAAAAGAAAGGTAGATTAAGAGTGGGAGAGTTAAATCCCTTATAATTAAggtatcctctctctctctctagtggcCGAAAGTTTGATTTCAAGACAACGCATGGATCTGATTCCTtcaacctttttctttctttctttatgttttttttttgttggtttttgcAATGTTTGAAGCTCAACAATGGGTTTTTGGTATATGCTTTTTAGGCCAAAAGTGCGGTTTATGGAGTTTTGGGCACACATTCCTCTCAAATGTGCATCTATTCGGGCCTCAATTTCATGGCCCAACAAGTTTTGTCCAGGCCCTAAAAGTTACAGGCCGGCTATTCGAGCCTCAGCCCATTATCACCTCTAACCTTGATTCCTCGTCTCTGTTTCCACTCCCTGGCTCAATTCGCTTCCAAACCCCCAAATTCTGAACCTTTTTAATTAGAAATCCTTATTTAAGTAAACTAATTAGAGTTTGTTTCCTACCAAGCAGCTTGAACAGCTTGGCTTTCGTCGCGGCAGTC
Protein-coding regions in this window:
- the LOC120016346 gene encoding homeobox-leucine zipper protein HAT4-like; amino-acid sequence: MMVGKEDLGLSLCLGLSQNQHSLQLNLNPPVFQSSASSSKPSWSNTFPSSDRNPDSCRVDNRSFLRGIDVNRLPSTGDCEEEAGVSSPNSTISSISGKRCEREANGSEDLEIERDCSRGISDEEDGENSRKKLRLSKDQSAILEESFKEHNTLNPKQKLALAKRLGLRPRQVEVWFQNRRARTKLKQTEVDCEFLKRCCENLTEENRRLQKEVQELRALKLSPQFYMQMTPPTTLTMCPSCERVAVPPPSSADPRPPHQRATVPIGPWASSVAVPHGPFDALRPRS